Proteins from one Camelina sativa cultivar DH55 chromosome 8, Cs, whole genome shotgun sequence genomic window:
- the LOC104707047 gene encoding peroxisomal adenine nucleotide carrier 2-like (The sequence of the model RefSeq protein was modified relative to this genomic sequence to represent the inferred CDS: added 46 bases not found in genome assembly) codes for MGVDLDLESISEATSGAVGSLLSTTILYPLDTCKSKFQAEIRVRGQQKYRYLTDVFWEAISSGNVLSLYQGLGTKNLQSFISSFIYFYSYSYFKRLHSQRIGSKSIGTKANLLIAAAAGACTSLLTQPLDTASSRMQTSEFGKSKGLWKTLTDGSWGNAFDGLGISLLLTSNPAIQYTVFDQLKQNLLEKRNAKANKDSSPVVLSAFMAFVLGAVSKSAATVITYPAIRCKVMIQAADDSKENEAKKPRKRIKKTIPGVICAIWKKEGVLGFFKGLQAQILKTVLSSALLLMIKEKITATTWIFVLAIRTLLCHKG; via the exons ATGGGTGttgatttggatttggaatCAATCTCCGAAGCAACCTCCGGAGCCGTTGGATCGCTTCTCAGCACCACCATTCTATACCCTCTTGATACCTGTAAATCCAAGTTCCAGGCTGAGATTCGTGTTCGCGGTCAGCAGAAAtacag CTATCCTTGTATCAAGGCCTAGGGACTAAGAATCTGCAGTCTTTCATTTCCTCCTTCATCTACTTCTATAGTTATAGCTATTTCAAGAGGTTGCATTCTCAAAGGATTGGTTCCAAGTCTATTGGTACTAAGGCCAATCTCCtcattgctgctgctgctggtgcTTGTACCTCCCTTTTGACCCAA CCTCTAGATACAGCTTCATCTAGGATGCAAACAAGCGAGTTTGGAAAATCTAAAGGGTTGTGGAAGACCTTAACCGACGGTTCATGGGGAAATGCATTTGATGGTCTTGGGATCTCTCTTTTGTTGACCTCTAATCCAGCGATTCAG TATACAGTGTTTGATCAGCTCAAACAGAACCTCCTTGAAAAAAGAAATGCAAAAGCCAATAAAGATTCTTCCCCTGTAGTCCTCTCTGCCTTTATGGCGTTCGTGTTAGGTGCGGTCTCTAAAAGTGCTGCCACCGTCATCACATATCCAGCAATCAG GTGTAAGGTGATGATTCAAGCCGCAGATGACTCGAAGGAAAATGAAGCAAAGAAGCCCCggaaaagaatcaagaaaacgaTTCCCGGGGTAATCTGTGCTATATGGAAAAAGGAAGGGGTCTTAGGGTTCTTTAAAGGCTTGCAGGCTCAGATCTTAAAAACAGTTCTGAGCTCGGCGTTGCTACTAATGATCAAGGAGAAAATCACAGCAACCACATGGATTTTTGTTCTAGCAATAAGAACTCTGTTATGTCACAAAGGGTAG
- the LOC104707048 gene encoding mitogen-activated protein kinase kinase 2-like encodes MEPNEEFVKVLGKGADSYVDLVRYTRTDGSSFHAAVKSCNEEDSLRKEIKILSELRRCPRIVQFFGDGLEQGFDCERNKVYKLLLEYASEGSLRAFMDTYKDRKLPDLMIRDFTRMILEGLVSIHGHGYVHCDLKPDNLLVFPSGDSYELKISDFGLSLEVGQVPNHWKPYWPFVGTPYYMPPESLRDGAAKKTIDLWSLGCLVLEMYMGKIPWPWVVYADLVHSLLNGNAPEIPESLPYDAREFIQTCFARNPEDRGSAFELLSHQFLHPEETFDFVFVTAEGEVENQPTEQIWKLKSFPSKPLQFKKILNKLLRLQSVF; translated from the coding sequence ATGGAACCAAACGAAGAATTCGTGAAGGTTTTAGGTAAAGGTGCTGATAGCTATGTTGATCTCGTCAGGTATACAAGAACCGACGGCTCTTCGTTTCACGCCGCCGTAAAAAGCTGTAACGAAGAAGACTCTCTCCGGAAAGAGATTAAGATTCTTTCCGAACTCAGAAGATGTCCGAGAATCGTGCAATTCTTTGGTGATGGTTTGGAACAAGGTTTCGACTGTGAAAGAAACAAGGTCTACAAGTTGCTTCTTGAATACGCATCCGAAGGGAGTTTAAGAGCTTTCATGGACACATACAAAGATAGAAAATTACCAGACTTGATGATCAGAGACTTCACGCGGATGATTCTCGAAGGCTTGGTATCGATTCACGGACACGGTTATGTTCATTGTGATCTCAAGCCAGATAATCTCCTTGTCTTCCCTAGTGGAGATTCTTACGAGTTGaagatttctgattttggacTCTCGTTAGAAGTCGGACAAGTTCCTAACCACTGGAAACCCTATTGGCCGTTTGTTGGAACGCCTTATTACATGCCGCCAGAGTCTCTACGCGACGGTGCTGCCAAGAAAACCATAGATCTGTGGTCATTAGGGTGTTTAGTATTGGAGATGTATATGGGTAAGATTCCATGGCCATGGGTTGTATACGCTGATCTCGTGCATAGCCTCTTGAATGGTAATGCTCCAGAGATTCCAGAGAGCTTGCCTTACGATGCAAGAGAGTTTATTCAAACGTGTTTTGCAAGGAATCCTGAGGACAGGGGTAGCGCCTTTGAGCTACTGTCGCATCAGTTTTTGCATCCAGAAGAGACGTTCGATTTCGTCTTCGTTACGGCTGAAGGTGAAGTTGAAAATCAACCGACAGAACAAATATGGAAATTGAAGAGTTTTCCATCTAAGCCTCTACAGTTTAAGAAAATCCTGAATAAGTTGTTGAGGTTGCAGAGTGTCTTCTGA
- the LOC109125920 gene encoding defensin-like protein 113 encodes MEAKHGNSVRRKQAHEQCYSPCTSGDGECDLCCVRTSDIYFGKCISSKCHCLVKTEII; translated from the exons ATGGAAGCTAAACACG GTAACAGTGTTAGAAGAAAGCAAGCGCATGAACAATGCTACAGTCCATGCACGAGTGGGGACGGCGAATGTGATTTATGTTGTGTTCGAACAAGTGATATATACTTTGGTAAATGTATTAGTAGCAAATGTCATTGTTTGGTTAAGACTGAAATAATCTAA
- the LOC104709463 gene encoding uncharacterized protein LOC104709463, with translation MEVYIDDMLVKSAHAADHVSHLKQCFEILNKYNMKLNPAKCTFGVTSGEFLGYLVTKRGIEANPKQISAIINLPSPWNTREVQRLTGRIAALNRFISRSTDKCLPFYQLLRGNKRFEWDKKCESAFRELKEYLSSPPVLAKPEQGETLYLYIAISSSAVSGVLVREDRGEQHPIFYMSKTIDGSELRYPTLEKLAYAVIISARKLRPYFQSHTVEVLTNQPLRTILHSLSQSGRLAKWAVELSEYDIWSLHVDGASSKMGSGAGVRLTSPTGEILEQSFRLAFSASNNDADYEALIAGLRLAHEIGVKKIQAYCDSQLVTRQFSCDYATKHARMDAYLKVVRNLSQKFEFFELVKIPRSDNAPADALATLASTSDPDLRQVIPVESIDQSSIDVNLLSPAPAAFLDTTHSIEPSNVLAVTSSPSTDSTTPNIPATHSPTSTAPSHDDWQTKIIAYIADGIMPKDKWESRRLRVKSAHYTMLDGSLFRWDANGALLICVNTKDINDIMQEVHKGAGGNHSGGRSLALRIRRNGHFWPTMVADCTAFAAKCEKCQRHAPFIHSPTELLQTTSPPYPFMRWAMDIVGPLTPSNQKKYLLIMMDYFTKWVEAESYASLEANEVQNFVWKNIICRHGVPYEIVCDDGPQFISLQFEGFCAGWRIRLSKSTPRYPQGNGQAEATNKTILAGIKKRLDAKKGL, from the coding sequence ATGGAAGTTTACATTGACGACATGCTCGTCAAGTCGGCTCACGCTGCAGACCACGTTTCACACCTAAAACAATGTTTTGAAATTCTCAACAAGTACAACATGAAACTGAACCCGGCGAAATGCACGTTTGGAGTCACTTCCGGCGAATTCCTAGGATACCTCGTTACGAAGCGCGGTATAGAAGCAAATCCGAAGCAGATTTCGGCAATCATCAACCTCCCATCTCCATGGAACACCCGTGAGGTACAACGCCTAACCGGGCGTATTGCCGCACTGAATCGATTCATCTCTCGTTCAACGGACAAGTGCTTACCATTTTACCAGCTCCTTCGCGGAAACAAGCGTTTTGAATGGGACAAAAAATGCGAATCGGCATTCAGGGAATTAAAGGAATATCTCTCATCTCCACCAGTTCTTGCTAAGCCGGAGCAAGGGGAAACTCTGTATCTTTACATCGCCATCTCCAGTTCGGCTGTAAGTGGCGTGCTTGTCAGAGAAGATCGCGGAGAGCAGCATCCTATCTTTTATATGAGTAAGACCATTGATGGTTCTGAACTCCGATATCCGACTCTCGAAAAGCTAGCATACGCAGTCATAATCTCTGCTCGAAAGCTCCGCCCCTATTTCCAATCTCACACTGTTGAAGTCCTGACAAATCAGCCTCTACGGACGATTCTCCATAGCCTGAGCCAATCGGGACGACTTGCAAAATGGGCCGTAGAATTGAGCGAGTACGACATATGGTCGCTTCATGTTGATGGCGCTTCATCAAAGATGGGCTCAGGAGCAGGCGTGCGCCTAACCTCGCCGACAGGCGAGATTCTGGAGCAATCCTTCCGTCTTGCTTTCTCTGCCTCAAACAACGACGCAGATTACGAAGCACTAATCGCTGGACTACGTCTTGCACACGAAATCGGTGTCAAGAAGATCCAAGCTTATTGCGATTCACAGCTGGTAACGCGTCAATTCAGTTGCGATTATGCAACGAAACACGCGCGCATGGATGCCTACCTGAAAGTCGTCCGTAACTTGTCCCAAAAGTTTGAATTCTTTGAGCTCGTCAAAATCCCTCGAAGTGATAATGCCCCAGCGGATGCACTTGCGACGCTCGCTTCTACATCAGACCCTGATCTCCGCCAAGTAATACCTGTAGAGAGCATCGACCAATCAAGCATCGACGTCAATCTTTTGTCTCCCGCTCCAGCTGCATTCCTCGACACCACGCACTCAATAGAACCAAGCAACGTCTTAGCAGTCACAAGCTCTCCCTCAACGGATTCCACCACGCCAAACATTCCAGCTACGCACTCACCAACATCCACTGCTCCTTCGCACGATGACTGGCAGACCAAGATTATAGCGTATATCGCGGACGGAATCATGCCAAAAGACAAGTGGGAATCACGGCGCCTCCGAGTTAAAAGTGCACACTACACAATGTTAGATGGCAGTTTGTTTCGTTGGGATGCCAATGGCGCTCTTCTCATCTGCGTTAACACGAAAGACATCAATGACATCATGCAAGAAGTTCACAAAGGCGCTGGCGGAAACCACTCTGGAGGTCGTTCTCTAGCACTTCGAATCCGCCGTAACGGACATTTTTGGCCAACCATGGTCGCCGATTGCACCGCCTTTGCAGCCAAGTGCGAAAAGTGTCAGCGTCACGCACCATTCATCCACTCTCCGACAGAGCTTCTGCAAACAACATCCCCACCTTACCCCTTCATGCGATGGGCGATGGATATCGTCGGTCCCTTAACTCCGTCAAATCAAAAGAAGTATCTCCTTATAATGATGGACTACTTTACCAAGTGGGTCGAAGCAGAATCGTATGCCTCACTCGAAGCTAATGAAGTCCAAAACTTTGTTTGGAAAAATATCATCTGCAGGCATGGGGTCCCATACGAGATCGTTTGCGACGACGGCCCCCAATTCATCTCGCTTCAGTTCGAAGGATTCTGCGCTGGCTGGCGGATACGTCTTAGCAAGTCAACCCCAAGATACCCGCAGGGCAACGGACAAGCAGAGGCAACCAACAAGACAATCCTCGCTGGAATTAAGAAACGCCTCGACGCAAAGAAAGGTCTATAG
- the LOC109125921 gene encoding ATP-dependent DNA helicase PIF6-like, whose product MADHVLQARILTGARVGKIVFIPRMLISPSDSMLPFKMRRRQFSVSVAFAMTINKSQGRSLENVGIYLPRPVFSHGQLYVAISRVKSKSGLKMLITDSEGKPQTKTTNVVFKEVFQNHH is encoded by the coding sequence ATGGCGGACCATGTTTTACAAGCTCGGATTTTAACTGGTGCGCGAGTTGGTAAGATAGTTTTCATACCTAGGATGTTGATATCACCATCAGATTCTATGTTGCCTTTCAAAATGCGTAGAAGACAGTTCTCAGTCTCAGTtgcttttgcaatgactatCAATAAGAGCCAAGGCCGATCTCTTGAAAATGTTGGGATATACTTGCCTAGACCCGTTTTCTCACATGGTCAGTTATATGTAGCAATTTCAAGGGTTAAATCAAAGTCtggattgaagatgttgataacAGATAGTGAGGGAAAACCtcaaacaaagacaaccaatgttgtttttaaagaagttttCCAAAATCACCATTAG
- the LOC104709465 gene encoding ATP-dependent DNA helicase PIF1-like, whose amino-acid sequence MDELNYNREDLAKKHDSWKMMLKEEQKKIYDEIMEAIINDKAIRSNSHIVLNTSSSGIASLLLEGGRTAHSRFALPLNPNETSTCNMSRSSELGALVKEAKLIIWDEAPMMRREAIVNASLNSSYLWNQCKVLRLTKNMRLLQDIGKQEASEIEEFSKWILAVGEGKINEPNDVEERIYLSSDSIDPQDKRALKNKVYSPDFLNTIKVSGIPYHLLRLKIGCPIMLMRNIDPHGGLMNGTRLQITQMADHVLQARILTGTRVGKIVFIPRMLISPSDSMLPFKMRRRQFSVSVAFAMTINKSQGRSLENVGIYLPRPVFSHGQLYVAISRVKSKSGLKMLITDSEGKPQTKTTNVVFKEVFQNXELRTWCVG is encoded by the exons ATGGATGAACTCAACTACAACCGTGAGGATTTAGCAAAGAAACATGATAGTTGGAAAATGATgctaaaagaagaacaaaagaagatcTATGATGAGATAATGGAAGCTATTATCAACGACAAAG CAATAAGATCCAACAGCCATATTGTTCTCAATACATCATCTAGCGGTATTGCATCTCTACTGCTGGAAGGAGGAAGAACAGCTCACTCTAGGTTTGCCCTTCCTTTAAATCCAAATGAAACTTCTACTTGCAACATGTCACGGAGCTCAGAACTTGGTGCGTTGGTTAAAGAAGCAAAGTTAATCATATGGGATGAAGCTCCAATGATGA GAAGGGAAGCGATTGTCAATGCATCATTAAACTCTTCATACTTATGGAATCAGTGCAAAGTTTTAAGATTGACAAAGAATATGAGGTTGCTTCAAGACATTGGTAAACAAGAGGCCAGCGAGATAGAAGAGTTTTCAAAATGGATACTCGCAGTTGGAGAAGGAAAAATTAATGAGCCTAATGATG ttGAAGAAAGAATTTATCTAAGTTCTGATTCAATTGACCCTCAAGATAAACGTGCCCTAAAAAATAAGGTTTACTCACCAGATTTCCTTAATACCATTAAGGTTTCGGGTATACCTTATCATCTGCTTCGTTTGAAAATAGGTTGTCCAATTATGTTGATGAGAAATATTGATCCGCATGGTGGTTTAATGAATGGTACAAGACTGCAGATCACCCAAATGGCGGACCATGTTTTACAAGCTCGGATTTTAACTGGTACGCGAGTTGGTAAGATAGTTTTCATACCTAGGATGTTGATATCACCATCAGATTCTATGTTGCCTTTCAAAATGCGTAGAAGACAGTTCTCAGTCTCAGTtgcttttgcaatgactatCAATAAGAGCCAAGGCCGATCTCTTGAAAATGTTGGGATATACTTGCCTAGACCCGTTTTCTCACATGGTCAGTTATATGTAGCAATTTCAAGGGTTAAATCAAAGTCtggattgaagatgttgataacAGATAGTGAGGGAAAACCtcaaacaaagacaaccaatgttgtttttaaagaagttttCCAAAATCNGGAGCTCAGAACTTGGTGCGTTGGTTAA
- the LOC104709466 gene encoding uncharacterized protein LOC104709466 yields MTNPKDGGKVDRSVKKGRGPSMFALQGENYHLMGSLKPKLCDYPKFQQLYIVDTENEVANRMNIMSKDDENRSEKRKFKEEIVEKLQKMLNEINPYVQHFRYARDRFALEKEKANFHLRIVSTREKDGTKYNLPTASEVAALIPGDFNDEMNKRDIVIEMQSAIYQIEFQKRGLPHAHIIVWMDKKHKFQTADHIDKIICAEIPDKEKDPEIYEVVKECMIHGPCGSVNINSPCMVGGKCSKFYPKEFVNTTNLDRDGYPIYRRRDDGRFIEKNGFKCDNTYVVPYNRKLSLKYRAHINVEWCNQTGSFKYLFKYVHKGQDRVIVSVEAGEEEDETEYVSACEAFWRTNQYPIHYRTTPVVKLTFDKEGKQPIFYKDGDKPTTVLNRPTLDQTMFTAWFELCLRDEEAKKLTYEQIPNKYIYDKKEKEFRRRGKTGFSIGRINYVPHNLEDSYHLRILINSKTGPTSFSDIKTVKGVVYKTYKEACFALGLLDDDKEYIEGIKEANFWCSSKFCRRLFVIMLISESLTSPKTVWEETWKILSEDIERK; encoded by the exons ATGACGAACCCAAAAGACG GAGGTAAAGTGGATCGTTCAGTAAAGAAAGGTCGAGGTCCTTCTATGTTTGCTCTACAAGGCGAAAATTATCATCTAATGGGTTCTTTGAAACCCAAACTTTGCGACTATCCAAAGTTTCAACAGTTATATATTGTTGATACTGAAAATGAAGTTGCAAACCGAATGAATATAATGAG taAAGATGATGAGAATCGATCTGAAAAGAGAAAGTTCAAAGAGGAAATTGTTGAAAAACTACAGAAGATGTTGAATGAGATAAATCCTTACGTACAACATTTTCGTTATGCAAGAGATAGGTTTgctttagaaaaagaaaaagcaaatttCCATCTGCGAATCGTGTCTACACGTGAGAAAGATGGCACCAAATATAACTTGCCTACTGCTTCTGAAGTTGCAGCATTGATACCTGGAGATTTCAATGACGAAATGAATAAGCGTGATATAGTTATTGAAATGCAGTCTG CTATTTATCAGATTGAGTTTCAGAAAAGAGGTCTCCCTCATGCTCATATTATTGTCTGGATGGATAAAAAACATAAGTTCCAAACAGCCGATCATATCGACAAGATAATTTGTGCTGAAATCccagataaagagaaagatccAGAAATCTACGAAGTTGTCAAAGAATGTATGATTCATGGTCCCTGTGGAAGTGTGAATATTAACTCTCCGTGTATGGTTGGAGGAAAATGTTCAAAGTTCTATCCTAAGGAATTTGTTAATACAACAAACTTAGACAGAGATGGATATCCAATTTACAGGAGGAGGGATGATGGCCGTTTTATAGAGAAGAATGGTTTCAAGTGCGACAATACATATGTCGTCCCATACAACAGAAAACTTTCTCTAAAGTACCGAGCTCACATTAACGTGGAATGGTGTAACCAAACTGGATCGTTCAAGTACTTATTTAAGTATGTGCACAAAGGTCAAGATCGTGTTATTGTGTCTGTTGAGGCcggtgaagaagaggatgaaacTGA ATATGTTTCCGCATGTGAAGCATTCTGGAGGACGAATCAATATCCTATACACTATAGAACAACACCTGTTGTGAAACTTACATTCGATAAGGAAGGGAAGCAACCTATTTTCTACAAAGATGGCGACAAGCCAACTACCGTATTAAATCGCCCAACTCTTGATCAGACGATGTTTACGGCTTGGTTTGAGTTGTGTCTAAGGGATGAGGAAGCCAAAAAGCTTACATATGAACAGATTCCAAATAAATACATCTAtgataaaaaggagaaagagttTCGTCGGAGAGGTAAAACTGGTTTCTCTATTGGGCGAATCAATTATGTGCCACATAATTTAGAAGATTCCTACCATCTTCGAATTCTCATCAACAGCAAAACAGGTCCTACCAGTTTCAGCGACATCAAAACTGTCAAAGGTGTTGTTTATAAAACCTATAAAGAGGCATGCTTTGCTCTAGGACTGCTAGATGATGACAAAGAGTATATTGAAGGCATAAAGGAAGCTAATTTTTGGTGTTCATCCAAGTTTTGTCGTAGACTTTTTGTGATAATGCTTATATCTGAAAGTTTAACTTCTCCTAAAACTGTATGGGAAGAAACATGGAAAATCCTATCAGAAGATattgagagaaaataa